In Sporosarcina psychrophila, a genomic segment contains:
- a CDS encoding VOC family protein: MSKFLTGIDHIQIAAPPESEDKARKFYGELLGMEEIPKPENLKGRGGCWFLCGSQEVHIGIQQDFMPAKKAHPGFTVNALEQLKLRLEEANYPFSEELPIEGRSRFFTHDPFGNRIEFLEFE, from the coding sequence ATGAGCAAGTTTCTAACAGGAATTGATCATATCCAAATTGCAGCGCCGCCCGAGTCTGAAGATAAAGCACGGAAGTTTTACGGGGAATTGCTCGGTATGGAGGAGATTCCAAAACCAGAAAACTTGAAGGGGCGCGGGGGTTGCTGGTTCCTTTGTGGCTCACAAGAAGTGCATATCGGTATTCAGCAGGATTTCATGCCTGCGAAAAAAGCGCATCCCGGTTTTACAGTGAATGCACTGGAGCAATTGAAATTACGGTTGGAAGAAGCTAATTATCCGTTTAGTGAAGAACTTCCAATCGAAGGGCGATCACGCTTTTTTACACATGATCCTTTTGGCAACCGAATTGAGTTTTTGGAATTTGAATGA
- a CDS encoding sulfite exporter TauE/SafE family protein → MDYILIFFIGMAAMTLGTLAGGGGLITVPAMLLMGIPIHSVLGAGKISTTVSSFSTFITVLLKKQVTFKESFWIIPISLFGGFTGGFIATRLTESTMYIIAVILLIIAFLTSFLSKVDFSGEESLRPTKVAIPGLLGIGIYDGMFGPGQGTLLLYLFGHLRIAYIRAIGFGRLATFSSGFGAAISYIAMGKIIWPIAFVLMAGSLSGAQIGVRLAERLNPDHVKILLRIITIALIIQLIVNSFL, encoded by the coding sequence ATGGATTACATACTTATATTTTTCATTGGAATGGCTGCGATGACACTTGGAACGCTTGCAGGTGGGGGTGGCCTGATTACGGTCCCGGCTATGTTGCTCATGGGTATCCCAATTCACTCTGTCCTTGGGGCTGGGAAGATTTCAACAACAGTTAGTTCGTTTTCTACTTTTATAACAGTCCTACTGAAAAAGCAGGTTACATTTAAAGAATCATTTTGGATTATACCTATATCACTTTTCGGTGGATTTACAGGTGGTTTTATAGCAACACGCTTGACGGAAAGTACAATGTACATTATAGCGGTTATTCTTCTTATCATTGCTTTTCTTACATCATTCCTTTCCAAAGTAGACTTCTCAGGGGAAGAAAGCTTAAGGCCGACGAAAGTAGCGATTCCGGGATTACTCGGAATTGGAATATACGATGGGATGTTTGGACCGGGGCAAGGCACTCTACTTCTGTATTTGTTCGGTCACTTACGAATTGCGTACATTCGGGCAATTGGCTTTGGCCGTCTTGCAACGTTTTCAAGTGGATTTGGTGCAGCCATCAGCTATATTGCCATGGGTAAGATTATTTGGCCAATTGCCTTTGTACTCATGGCCGGTTCCTTATCGGGCGCACAAATCGGTGTGCGACTTGCTGAAAGGTTGAATCCGGATCACGTTAAAATATTATTGCGCATTATCACGATAGCGTTGATCATCCAGCTTATCGTCAATAGTTTTCTTTAA